GAGGTAAGGATGTGACCAAGCACCCTACagtgcacaggatggcacagggCAGGAAACCATCCCATCCCACTTATAAGACCAGGTTCAAAGTACTATACATGACACAGCCTCTTTATGGTGAGTTTGAGCCTTAAGGTTACATGACGTTTGAGACCTGAGACTTCAGGCAATTCTCGGCTAGGCTTTGGCTCTTGTTACTGGAAAAATGACAGGAATTCAGagagcatttttgtttgttttgttttgttttttttgggtaGTCCTCCTGAGAGATGGTATTGTAAGAGTGAGTTACCACTTCATGAAAAGCTCAAGCTGCTTAACTGGAAAGTCATGGTCATTTAATGTGCCTAAAAAAgggattttcattttacttttttcatttgacagagagagggtgatggggagagagaattggcacaccagggcctcagccattgaaatcaaactctagacatttctgccacctagtgggcatgtgcaaccttgcacttgcctcacctttgtgcctctggcttatgtgggatctggagagtccaacatgggtcctaaggctttgcaggcaaacaccttaactgctaaaccatctctccagcgcttttgttgttgttgttgttgatgatgaagCCACTTCTCTAGCCGCACAGATGGCTGAACGCAGGTGGAAGTACCAGGGTTAGCAGAGGAACCCAAGCTTGTGGCAGCCTTCTACTGGTTGAACACCATCCTTAGGGAGTACACGAAGAGCTCATagcagggatggaaagatggcttagcagttaaggtgtttgcctgcaaagccaaaggatcacagttcaattctccaggacccacttaagccagatgcacaaaggggcgcatgcatttggagtttctttgcagtggctggaggccctggcgagcccattctctctctctctaaaatgtgTTTAAAGAGCACATAGCAAACCAGGcttggtgatgcatacctttaagccCATCACTATGAAGGATGAGGAAGAAGggttgctctgagtttgaggcctgctggACTAtacaatgagttctaggtcagcctgtgctaagaGATCTTGCTTAAAATATTGTGGCAGCAGCATTATCTCCACTTCTGAAGGAGTAATATCACAGAACATCCAGAGGAAACACAGCTAGACTCAAATCTCTTGGGACAAGAGGAATATTGGAGACAACCCAATTAGATCCAGGGCAGGAGGCTACATATCAGCCTCACATGGGCCCCTGCACACAGATGACACTCTTGTGAGCTCCATGATACCACAGTGCCCAGCAAGCTCTCCTAAGACAGGCACCTATTAagcattttccatttttctatggCAGCTGGCCCAAGGTAAACAACAGATCTTGGCCTTGTCTGGCTCTTGGACCTCTCTGGTGCTTTTCcagaaaatggcaaaaaaaaaaaaaaaaaaaaaggtgggtctTTGAGTCACCCCATGTTGAGAAGCTGTTATGACCAGAATTTCTTTCAATATTATTCCTAAATTATCAAGCAGGGAATAATTGACACAACATTGTGTCATGAAATACAACTGTCAGAACCCATAGCCCTGCCTTCCTGAGGTCCCCAGCCACCAACTCACGCTTTCTTCCGCTCAGACTTCTCCTTCTTGGGAGCTGTTTCCACCTCTGGCTGCCTGGTGGCCTGGTTCTTGCTAAGGAATAGCACATGCTGGGCTTCCTGCTCCATGCGGTGGATGTAGGCCCCATCAGACTCGCCCTTCCTCTGCTTGAACTTGGGGACAATGATGTCTGGCTCCCTTCCTTTTGCTTCCTTTTCCAGTGTCTTCCTAAAAGCTGTCTGGGCTGAGGACAAAGAGGGACCCCAGAAGAAGTATGGAATGAGGTTCAAAATAgagtggatggggctggagagatggcttagcagtgaagtgtttgcttgtgaagcctaaggaccctggtttgaggctcaactccccaatacccatgtaagccagatgcacaagatggcacatgcatatggagtttgtttgcagtggctggaagccctggtgtgcccactcattctctcccttcctccctccctctctctctctccctccccctctttctgtctattgctctcaaatataccaaaaaaaaaaaaaaagtggggctggagacatggcttagtggttaagcacttggctgtgaaacataaggaccccagttcgaggctcgattccccaggacccatgtcaaccacaggcacaagggggcgcatgcatctggagttcatatgcagtggctggaggccttggcacgcccattctgtatctgcctcttcttctccctgtcactctcaaataagtaaataaataagtaaataaaataaaaagtggatgggagccaggcatggtggtacatgactttaatcccagtacttgggaggcagaggtctcactgtgagcctgaggccaccctgagactacataatgagttccaagtcagcctgagctagagtgagaccctaccttgaaaaaacaaaaacaaacttctgatggCACTCCACAATTACTGAGAGGAAAGAAGTCCAACACTCCTTCCTATTCTCATGGACAGACAGAaaggggagggagctggagagattgccttagcagctaaggcgcttgtctacaaagctcagcaacccaggtttgattccccagtacccacattaaagccagatgcacaaaatggttccggaatctgcagttcatttgcagtggctggaagttctctctgtttataataaaaatattagagagagagagaatgaatatgaatgggcaagacagggcctcctgctactgaaaatgaactccagatccttccaccactttgtgcatctgcctttatgtgggcactgaggaattaagCTTGggttgacagactttgcaagcaagctcctctaactgctgagccatctctccagccccccactacCATCCCATGGattcttcttaagctttttattttttctttttgaaattgttttgAGAAAAGGTGTCACTCTGCAGCTAAGTTTGGGCCTGAATTTAAGAgtcatcctgcttcagcctcatcTGGAGtgccaggcatgagccaccacaccctgctttcaaGCCTCATCTACAACCACACTGCCATCAGCTATTGCTCTGACCCTATGGCCTTCCCTCAATGCTCCATCCCACACCCTGCACTCCAAGCACTAGGTTTTGGCGTATTTCCCTTGCCTATAACACCAAGTATTTGAACAAGACGCTGGATTTACACAAAGCTCTGCTGCCACCCAGCAGGGGTTGCACgtaccctccttctttctcttcttgttacTGAGCGGGTTTTTCATCTCCTGACGGCTTCTCATAATCTCTCGGAGTCGGAAAGGAATCTCTTGCTCATCCTGATTCCTGGGCTTGCAAtttactttcttcttctctctactGATCGAGAACCCAGGAGTGAGACTCAAATATCACATAAGCAGAATCAGAAAGGGGGTTGGCTTGGGCCTGTTAGGAGCTGCGGGGACCACGAGCCCAAGGCCATTCAATTAGGAAGACGGAGCGTGGCCCCGGGACGGAGTGTGCGGGTAAGCTACGCGAGGGCCCCTCCCCGCGGGCTACACCCACCCGCGCCGCTGTCCCCGCGGCTCAGGACGTCCCGAGGCCCCAGGCCCCGCCGTCCGCGCGGGAGCCGCAGCAGCGCCCCGAGCCCGCACCATGGCCACGCCGCCCTCTCTCAAGGTCCCGCCCCTGAGCGTCACTTCCGCTTCCGGCCGCAGCCCTACGCTCATTGGAGCGGCGCGGCCCGCCTCGGACGGCCATTGGCCAGCTCTCTCTCCCCGCTGTCCTTCGCTGTCTCCCGGCTCGCTCCCGGGTCTCCGCCGCTCGCCGCTCGGCCAGGCCGCGGCCATGCTGCTGCGGAGCGTGACCCGGGGAAGCCGGGCGGTGGGCGTCGCAGTGCGCGGCTCGGCAAGTACCGACGGGCGAACGGGGTTGCGGGAGGCCCCGGTGTGGGAGGCCAGCCAGCCCTCGGGGCACTCGCCGCCACTCCACGCCTGCCGCCTGCGAGCGCTCCTGGCCCCCGGGCTTGGTGAACCATCTAGTCTGCACCCGCGCCCCGGGTGGGCGAAGCGCGGGAGGAGGGAAG
This is a stretch of genomic DNA from Jaculus jaculus isolate mJacJac1 chromosome 9, mJacJac1.mat.Y.cur, whole genome shotgun sequence. It encodes these proteins:
- the Ccdc137 gene encoding coiled-coil domain-containing protein 137, coding for MAAAWPSGERRRPGSEPGDSEGQRGERAGQWPSEAGRAAPMSVGLRPEAEVTLRGGTLREGGVAMVRARGAAAAPARTAGPGASGRPEPRGQRRGEKKKVNCKPRNQDEQEIPFRLREIMRSRQEMKNPLSNKKRKKEAQTAFRKTLEKEAKGREPDIIVPKFKQRKGESDGAYIHRMEQEAQHVLFLSKNQATRQPEVETAPKKEKSERKKAFQKRRLDKAREKKEARALEKLEREFLQDTVKFGEVVMQPPDLTVQPRRSVSKEQPGKKSLILKTLVGSGGMSQPPATSLARQRILGEERERAVQAYRALKQQQQQQGTQLHRGN